In the Desulfobaccales bacterium genome, one interval contains:
- a CDS encoding glucose-6-phosphate isomerase — protein sequence MDRYDDSAWTAKMAVGLDFNYAMADFVAEHGLTWEELTALESRMAQVRQNLEEGRQSGRLAFMDLPYDQTLVREIQAVAKPLLEFLWEFVVLGIGGSALGARALHQALCHPQHNRLPLGRRAHKPSLWVLDNIDPDWLYGILDGLDLRRTGVNVISKSGNTAETLAQFLFVHRMLKNRVGEDKLRERLIITTDPEKGPLRQLAQKGGFRSLPVPPAVGGRFSVLSAVGLLPAHMVGINIRELLAGARFMDQRLKERDFLKNPALLLAALAYLFATQKKRPMLVIMPYASTLAGLAEWFCQLWAESLGKKYDRAGQVVEAGSTPVRALGVTDQHSQLQLYMEGPHDKLILFLKVEKFQHDIPLPPLEMGLEELEYLEGRTLNELLAAEFEATSFNLMKAGRPNLTLTLPEVNAFTLGQLIYLLEVATVAAGELFGVNPLDQPGVEGGKRTTFGLMGRPGFESYREEIRHYKPKQVKYTAN from the coding sequence ATGGACCGCTATGACGACAGCGCCTGGACGGCCAAGATGGCCGTGGGCCTGGATTTCAACTATGCCATGGCCGATTTTGTGGCCGAGCACGGCCTCACCTGGGAAGAGCTCACCGCCTTGGAGTCCCGCATGGCCCAGGTGCGGCAAAACCTGGAGGAGGGCCGCCAAAGCGGCCGCCTGGCCTTTATGGACCTCCCCTATGACCAGACCCTGGTCCGGGAGATCCAGGCCGTGGCCAAACCTTTGCTGGAATTCCTGTGGGAATTTGTCGTCCTGGGGATCGGGGGCTCCGCCCTGGGGGCCCGGGCCTTACACCAGGCCCTCTGCCATCCCCAGCACAACCGCCTGCCTCTGGGCCGTCGGGCACACAAACCCTCCCTCTGGGTGCTGGACAACATCGACCCGGACTGGCTCTACGGTATCTTAGACGGTCTGGACCTGCGCCGCACCGGCGTCAATGTCATCAGCAAATCCGGCAACACCGCCGAGACCCTGGCCCAGTTCCTCTTTGTCCACCGCATGCTGAAAAACCGGGTGGGCGAGGACAAGCTCCGGGAGCGCCTCATCATCACCACCGACCCGGAAAAGGGGCCGCTGCGCCAGCTGGCGCAGAAGGGCGGCTTCCGCTCCCTGCCGGTGCCCCCGGCGGTGGGGGGCCGTTTTTCGGTGCTCTCCGCCGTGGGCCTGTTGCCCGCCCACATGGTGGGCATCAACATCCGGGAGCTCCTGGCCGGGGCCCGGTTCATGGACCAGCGCCTCAAGGAGCGGGACTTCCTGAAAAACCCCGCCCTGCTCCTGGCCGCCCTGGCCTATCTCTTTGCCACCCAGAAGAAGCGCCCCATGTTGGTGATCATGCCCTACGCCAGCACCCTGGCGGGCCTGGCGGAGTGGTTCTGCCAGCTCTGGGCCGAAAGCCTGGGAAAGAAGTACGACCGCGCCGGCCAGGTGGTGGAGGCCGGCAGCACCCCGGTGCGGGCCTTGGGCGTCACCGACCAGCATTCCCAGTTGCAGCTCTACATGGAAGGCCCCCACGACAAGCTCATCCTCTTCCTTAAGGTGGAGAAATTCCAGCACGATATCCCCTTGCCCCCCCTGGAGATGGGGCTGGAGGAGCTGGAATACCTGGAGGGCCGCACCTTAAATGAGCTCCTGGCGGCTGAGTTTGAAGCCACCAGCTTCAATCTCATGAAGGCCGGGCGCCCCAACCTCACCCTCACCCTGCCGGAGGTCAACGCCTTCACCCTCGGCCAGCTCATCTACCTCCTGGAGGTGGCCACCGTGGCGGCGGGCGAGCTCTTCGGCGTCAACCCCCTGGACCAGCCGGGGGTGGAGGGCGGCAAGCGCACCACCTTCGGGCTCATGGGTCGGCCGGGATTTGAAAGCTACCGGGAGGAGATCCGCCACTATAAACCCAAGCAGGTGAAATACACCGCCAACTGA